DNA from Methanocalculus natronophilus:
TGCTTCAAGATACTCATCATCAACATACCATCCTAAAAAGTTATACCCTTCTTTGGTCGGTTCACTAAAAGCCGATGGTGGATCATTTTTAATTACGACTCTAGGGTTTAAAACCGTACCGCCTCCACTATCAAATGAAACTTGAATTTCTTCTTCGATGGTTTCATCGTTTCCACATGCGGCTAATATAAACATCATAAAAACAAACATAAAAACTAAACGCTTCAA
Protein-coding regions in this window:
- a CDS encoding InlB B-repeat-containing protein encodes the protein MKRLVFMFVFMMFILAACGNDETIEEEIQVSFDSGGGTVLNPRVVIKNDPPSAFSEPTKEGYNFLGWYVDDEYLEA